One genomic segment of Motacilla alba alba isolate MOTALB_02 chromosome 1A, Motacilla_alba_V1.0_pri, whole genome shotgun sequence includes these proteins:
- the ETFRF1 gene encoding electron transfer flavoprotein regulatory factor 1: MANSLRSEVIKLYKNLLYLGREYPKGADYFRSRLKAAFLKNKDETDPEKIKQLIARGEFVIKELEALYFLRKYRAMKQRYYSDDKP; the protein is encoded by the exons ATGGCCAATTCTTTAAGAAGTGAAGTGATAAAACTGTACAAAAAT CTGCTGTACCTTGGAAGGGAGTATCCCAAAGGAGCAGACTACTTCAGAAGCCGtttgaaagcagcttttctAAAAAACAAAGATGAGACAGACCCTGAAAAAATTAAGCAGCTGATAGCCCGGGGAGAATTTGTTATAAAGGAGCTGGAGGCTTTGTACTTCCTGAGGAAATACCGAGCCATGAAGCAGCGCTACTACAGCGACGACAAGCCCTGA